Part of the Musa acuminata AAA Group cultivar baxijiao chromosome BXJ2-7, Cavendish_Baxijiao_AAA, whole genome shotgun sequence genome is shown below.
ggttgatagagcaacatacttctgtaacttagactgtcaaaagactgctcctcctgcaaatgtcattaagaatcccgaagtggacttcttggaatcagtatcacctgccatgtctgcatctgtgtacccttctaatacaggttcatcattaccaaaacataaacataaactgGAAGTACCtcgtagatatcttaatatccatttcactactgctcaatgttcctttccaggatttgagagaaatcgactgacaacttcaactgcatgagctatatctggcctagtacaaaccatagcatacatcaaactgcctactgcagatgagtaaggcactctagacatttcttctttttctttttcacttgtaggacattgtttcgaacgaagcttgaaatgacctgcaagtggagaacaaactgctttggctttactcatgttgaatcttttaagaacattttcaatgtaagtctcctgagatagccaaatcttccttttcttcctatcacgaagaatcttcatgctaagtatttgtttcaccgatcccaagtctttcatggcaaaagacttacttagctctcttttaagcttttcaatttttccaacatcatgaccaacaatcagcatatcatcaacatatagcaataaaataataaaatcatcattagaaaatttcttcataaacacacaatgatcagatgtggttctatcatacccttggctcatcataaatgaatcaaacttcttataccattgtctaggtgcctgtttgagtccatataagcttttcctaagcttacacaccatattttcttttcccttaactttgaaaccttctagttgctccatgtaaatttcttcttctaagtcaccatgaagaaatattgtttttACAACTCGGATAGAAGATATTTTCataactggagaaaatatttcttcaaagtcaatacctttcttctgactgaatcctttcacaactagtcgtgccttgtatctttgttgtgagctattgttttcagtcttcaatttataaacccacttattcttgagagctttcttttctttaggcaattttaccaagtcataggtgtggttctcaagcaaggatctcatctcttcttgcatggctttaacccactcattcttattctcatgtagaatagcttctttgtaagtttctggctctctcccgtcagtaagcataatatactcatgtggaggatatctgatagatggttgtcgctctttagtggatcttctcaatggaatctcaattggtggtggaggtgcttgttcagttggttcagcatcatcaactgtaggtgtatcatcactggtattctcaccataatcttcttgttcatctcccccatgatcatcatgaactacaggtgaaggaactgaacccaaactccaaggaatataaacagagatttctggcttctcaatattatcaccatcatcaaacaattggtcttcaagaaacacaacatctctgcttctaataatcttcttgttcactggatcccataatctgtacccaaactcttcatgaccatatcccaagaagatacatatttttgctttactatcaagcttggacctctcatctttgggaatatgaacaaatgctttacacccaaagactcttaagtgattataagatacatcttttcctctccatactctctttggaacatcacctttcagaggaactgatggagaaagatttatcagatcaactgtagttctcatagcctccccccaaaatgactttggtaacttggcgagggaaagcatacacctaatcctttcttcaatggttctgttcattctttctgccgcaccgttctgttgaggagtttaagGAACTGTTTTCTTAAGCCTGATATCATAGaacctgtaataattctcaaaaggacccctgtactcaccaccattatctgatcgaatacactttagttttatgtcagtttctctttcaacactaacatgaaactccttgaaaacatcgagtacctgatcttgagatttcaaagcaaaagcctacacttttctagaatgatcatcaataaaagtaacaaaataaagaacacCTCCAAGAGttttagtttgcatagtacaaacatcagtatgaactaaatcaataacatctgatcttctagatgatggatatgtctgaaatgcaactctatgtgttttttcaactaagcagcaatgatcacaagatttaagagatgtaccttgcaactctggtaagaactgctttctagcaagagtttgaagtctcttttcgctgatatgtccaagcctcttatgccaaagatctatactttcacctttttgaattgcattaatctccccTTTGTGTAGCttggcttccatgacataaagagttaagtttctttcctcttgccacaatcagagaacctttagtaagtttccatttgctttcatcaaaatagtgtgcaaagccctcatcatcaagtctacctatagacatcaagttaagacgaatatctgaaacatgctttacatctttgagtattaatttgatcttaatactggtctctaagcaaatatttccaatacccataatcttatatgtaccactgtttcccattctgacattaccaaaatcaccagcagtgtaagatctaaagaaatcaccatgagaagtaacatgaaatgaaacaccagagtcaattacccaattactgtcctgagctacaagactaacataaccttcatcacagacaatagtgatattaccttcaatagcaactgtattgatctctttctcattttttcttcatttcattatgttctcgcttccaaaacctatactctttcttcatgtgacctagcctgttacagtaaaaacatttgatatctcttttagACTTGGATCTTCTTTTATAACCATgttgatttctgctatgacttcttctacgtctttcttgtttttcagtaataaATGCACCAGaaaaagattcaccctgttctttccttttggcatcttcatttagcaaactgtctttaaccatatctataattagagtttcctctggcgtggagttgcaaatagtcaccacatacgtttcccaactttctggtaaagagctgagaagtaataatccttgcatctcattgtctatattcattttcatagcaaccaacttgtttacaagactctgaaataggcttaaatGCCAaaaaatgttaccaccatctttatacttcaaatttacaagccttctgaggagagattctatttcccactgtcttttttgcaaagaggttttctaacctttgccaaacaacatcagctctggtttcatcagaaatatgctcatgcaagtttatatccatccatcttctaatataagcaatagcttttttatgttgaacttctcattcttcattgtccataatagaaggtttatctttaaccttaatgagcttatacaaatctttgcaataaagcaaatcttccatcaaacgcctccaagtggaataatttgatgagttcaatttaatcataccatctgactgctccatttcaatcacacaagaaaaactagcaccaaacaatctgttgctctgataccacttattgggaaaaaacctgttaaagcgaaatattcttttccctctttgtatcaaaatgggttcctcatcaaaataccaacttgatatccaaatgctaatatcaatcagcacagcataaacaatagagaaataaatcaatcatacagtgagacaaaatcttttaacatggaaaacctaatgtgggaaaaactacgggaccgtagtccacttcaaacttccactatcaatagtaatgataacaggtttacaatagatcttctctagaataactagaggatcataataacatcaagaacatagatcttggctctagcatatcatcatataggatgaatctcctcaaaagagaattttaggtctcacaaagtggatataacaggaaagtacctcagagaggataaactgtagatcaacaccgttaagattgtagagtttgctgcaaggattctccacataaaatttgggccaaaactgataacgtttggccgccgatcgtcaaacagaaaactcagaaatctaatctttctctctccttctctctcctctttcctctctgTGCGCCGCCGGACACATTCACTGCGCACACACTTGCTGCCCCGAACCCTTCCTCTtgtttctctcttaattattgatttgggcttatggcccaaattgtccaagcccacatatgggctggacccaacatctTCAACATGCTTGTATAACTAAGTGGTAAATACTATCACTTAGTATGTATATAATCCACTGAATGCAACAGCAGTTGCAGAAGAACAAAGGAAAGGGGAACAATCAACCGAAGACTCGTAGACCCTTATTATCACAAATTGCCTATTATGCAAATAATTCTAGAAACAGAGTGCCTTGCTGCAAATTAAATTGACCAAGAAATCAACAAGAGAAGTGAGAACATCAGATATGGATTAATTATGCAGTCCAGGTTTAGGGTTTGCAGCTACACAGAGATATTTGATTATAAATTGTATTATAGTCTAGCTTGTATCTTCTTAGTAATAAACCTGTACCAGTAGTCAATTATTCAACTTTTTGTTGGTTGTAGGAATTGACTACACATCAAATCTGGccaattttcaattttttttggtTGTAGGACTTGCTTAAATGTCAAACCTGGAAGGCTAATTCGTTATTGCTCAGAGATGAAGCAGAATCAGTTTTGTAAGCCAACTACCATCATAAGTCATAAATTTGGTTACCCCCACCATCTGCTGTGAGTGACTTTCAGATTGATTCTTCGTAATAGAAAGATGTTAGGTGCTTGGCAGAGATTAGCTGATTATCTTGGGAAGATAACACCTATATTATTAGGTTATTTCACAGTCCTAAATTATTAAGGAAGggtcctgattttttttttatttaaaaagtcGAAACTGATTAAAAGAGTGATTAGATAATTGATTATACATGAAAAAAAGGGTTGTCAATCTTTTGTATTGATTCACTTTTTCTCATATCTATTCTCTTTTGTTCTTTCATTCCATGTCTTTATCAATTTTCTACCATAATATGCTTTAATTCTATCACCTATATTGATCTCCCTGCCAGGATTACAAATCAAGAAGAGACTGTTTCTTCAGATTTAGTTCACATTTTGTCATATATAGAACTAAAATAATCTACAAGAACAAACAATTACTTCTGAAAATTCGATTAAAAGTCGCAAATTAATATTTACCTGCAAGTTTCCCACTTAGATGGTGCAAAGGCTGGATTGATGTGGAGAGCCTTTTGAACCTCAGGCAAATTAAAATAAACAGTAGAATGCTGCTCAGTGCATGGATCATACTTTTCACCTATGCTTCCAACTGACTGTCAAAATAGGGCAACTGGTAAGGGGAATAAAAACATATTCTTGTACAACATCGACAACGAAAAAGCAATCCAGAGTTCTATTGTAATTCATCTAATGCTTTATTTTCTCTTTTCATGCTCTAGAAGATCTATAAAATAACAAATTCATAGAGAAAAATTGTAATAGACAAACAGAACGTCAACTTAGAATCTCATGTCTTCTGGGTACAGAATTAAAACACTTACATGCcttcttttcagtaatttatTCTTCGAGAAGGTGACACTTCCAGGACAGGAAGGAGTGAAGATACTGTATGGATCAATATTCCCAAGTTCCTTGTCAGCAATGTCAAGAATCCTTTCACATTCAGATGATGTATGTACAAATGACTGGAAGTCACAGAAGACATTTAGCAGCTTGTATGTCTGATCTGAAATCAAGCCAGCTGTCCACATGAAATGGAAAACTCCATAATGGTCATGAAAATCATCAGTCAGAGCATTTCCCACCTGCACAGAATCCCCCAATTTAGGGTTATAATTCACCCAATTTATGAACAAAGGTCTCATAGTCATCATATCTTCACAAGAAAACCTAGGCCACAAGCCACATCTTACAATCATACCATATAACCCTTAAGATTGATTGATTTTTCTCCTGTCAATTTTTGTGACCGTACAATAGCTTGTGCCAACTGTGGTACATAATGCCCTAGAAAAAGAACACAATACAAGTTCAATAGATATGTGCAAGAAATCCAGCACTTTGGACAAACAATTAACCAAAAAAGTAGAAGGAGAAGCCTTTTTAGTCTCCGAACCTGCATAACTTTCTCCAGTTATATAAAATTCCCGTCCCTTATATTGGGGAAAACGCTTGAACCATTTCTTCAAGAATGTCAAGGAATCCTTTGCTGCAAAAAGAAACAAACTTGAAAATTCAAATTCATTTAAAGATTTACCTAATTTATCAGAATATAaagccaaaaaaacaaaaaaaaatgatgaaaaggaAACTGTTACCAGTCCTTTTATCTCCATTGGTCAACACATCTTGAGAATTGTTTGAATAGGAAAAGCCAACACCAACGGGGGAATCCAAAAACAATATGTTCGCCACTGCAGAATGCATAGAGATATCAGATATCTTACTCACTGATGCATTTAACACAATTTTACTAAACTAGTGAAGTGTGGttaaagatatattttatttttgacataGAATGAAAAGGACTGTTAAATATGGAATGAATCGGTTTAATTATATTGCAGTTCAATTGACAAGAAAGCACTCATTTTTCTGACTGATACGATATCAAATTGGATATCCATATGATGGGACATAATCTCAATGACCTGTTTAGATGACTAAAATCAATGAGAATGCATAACCAGATAAGTCCACTTAATAGAATAGGACAGCCACAAACCATAATAAAAGTCATCTTCCACACGACATAACATGAACAAGGAAAGAGTCCAAAACCAAATAATCTGTTTTCGCATTACCTTGGTTCCAAGTATAAGGGTTCAGATAGAGACTCTTCCCATCTGCATTGATGTGAAAAGGCCCCAGTTCCTCGGCCAACCCATATGCAATAGAAGAACAACCGGGTCCTGCCAGAAGTTTTGTGTGAATCCAAAGTCGAGAAGATAAACTAAGCCATTGCATTTCCATGACCAGCAATTCATGCTCAACAAACCAAGAATTAggtaccaaatgcaacttttctaCAATGCAAGAGAAGAAACAACGACCATGACCCAAACAAAGCCAGGTTTCTCATTTTCTTAAGCAGGATTAGAAAACATAGCCAATTGTTCTCTTAAAGCTCCATTTCTGCAACCAATAAAGgcaatcaaatccaagaaatctTTCAATTTCTCTGTCATTTTATCAAGAATGCTGTTACTGGTATCTCAATCTCATTAGTTTAATATATTGAAaatttagctacccaaaacccccTATCTTGGAAGGTGCTGTCTCAAAGATACTGGTAACCAAACAAAAGTTCACCCAAAAGAGGAATCCAATTTTAAATTATTGCCATCGGAAACATGACCAAAAGCCATTAGAAAAATCCGATCTTTTTATCAAATTCCATGTTAATGCTAATTAGTCAAGAATCCTATATTACTGGTTCACAAGATAACTCTACTGGAAATAAT
Proteins encoded:
- the LOC135617589 gene encoding serine carboxypeptidase II-2-like, which translates into the protein MGRMEKAKCSLPFLLALLLLASSLEVGGASAFERQEKDRVLRLPGQSFNVSFAHYSGYVTVDDDPGRALFYWFFEAVEDPASKPLVLWLNGGPGCSSIAYGLAEELGPFHINADGKSLYLNPYTWNQVANILFLDSPVGVGFSYSNNSQDVLTNGDKRTAKDSLTFLKKWFKRFPQYKGREFYITGESYAGHYVPQLAQAIVRSQKLTGEKSINLKGYMVGNALTDDFHDHYGVFHFMWTAGLISDQTYKLLNVFCDFQSFVHTSSECERILDIADKELGNIDPYSIFTPSCPGSVTFSKNKLLKRRHSVGSIGEKYDPCTEQHSTVYFNLPEVQKALHINPAFAPSKWETCSDVVNENWMDSARSVLHIYHELIGYGLRIWMFSGDTDAVIPVTSTRYNIDSLKLPTVTPWHPWYDDGQVGGWTQVYKGLTFVTVRGAGHEVPLHQPKLALVLFKSFLSGSSMPTFTGLDDS